From the genome of Candidatus Margulisiibacteriota bacterium, one region includes:
- a CDS encoding TolC family protein, which produces MPKRFLFRSLMLLAFASAVLPAAELSLRECVGTALSNNETIRIQELKVEEARAKVWVKTASLLPNLGLNAGYTRLRTATDDYTASLVLNQPLFAGGKYWQDRALAELELQQAELELEKVKQELTLAVAAAYYSLWHAQDILSASVQSLNNLRAYYNKSKQLSEQTRSPRPEELLQIEVQLGSVEITVDNAELAWWQARNLLDNLLTVLPVKPTYRDDESREFTFAAEPTLNAALPENVFAKVENNYAHRLARLTERQREIAVKSAESAYWPQINLQAYTGVEWGETFPRDETTYAQWGVSLQMLLFDFFKTPQSVQQSVKAQEQTLLNTELLSRNELIKYSDARSALRSAGKKIELTAQNAGRAERSLQLYQERGQSYTANSKQLLDAEQTALQARISQLDSTLDYNLQAIELKQLLGESL; this is translated from the coding sequence ATGCCAAAACGGTTTCTTTTCAGATCCTTAATGTTGTTGGCGTTTGCTTCTGCCGTGCTGCCGGCTGCTGAACTTTCTTTACGGGAATGTGTCGGTACGGCTCTGTCTAATAACGAGACCATCAGGATACAAGAATTGAAAGTCGAGGAAGCGCGCGCCAAAGTCTGGGTCAAGACCGCGTCGCTGCTGCCCAATCTGGGGCTGAACGCCGGCTATACCAGACTGCGTACCGCGACAGACGATTACACAGCCTCGCTTGTCCTCAATCAGCCGCTGTTTGCCGGCGGCAAATACTGGCAGGACCGCGCGCTGGCTGAATTGGAATTGCAGCAGGCGGAGCTGGAGCTGGAAAAAGTCAAACAAGAATTGACACTCGCTGTCGCGGCGGCGTATTACAGCTTGTGGCACGCGCAGGATATTTTGTCGGCCAGCGTGCAGTCGCTGAATAATTTGCGCGCCTACTATAATAAATCCAAGCAGTTGTCTGAGCAGACCAGATCGCCAAGGCCGGAAGAACTGCTGCAAATAGAAGTACAGCTGGGCAGCGTAGAGATCACTGTGGATAATGCGGAATTGGCGTGGTGGCAGGCGCGCAATTTGCTGGATAATTTGCTCACTGTGCTACCGGTAAAGCCAACTTATAGAGATGACGAATCGCGGGAGTTTACTTTTGCCGCCGAACCGACTTTAAATGCGGCGCTGCCGGAAAACGTGTTTGCTAAAGTGGAAAATAATTATGCGCATAGGCTGGCCAGGCTGACGGAGCGGCAGCGTGAAATTGCCGTAAAATCCGCGGAGAGCGCCTACTGGCCGCAGATCAATCTGCAGGCCTATACGGGCGTGGAGTGGGGCGAGACCTTTCCGCGGGACGAGACAACTTATGCGCAATGGGGCGTTTCTCTGCAAATGCTTTTGTTTGATTTTTTTAAGACACCACAGTCTGTCCAGCAAAGCGTTAAAGCGCAGGAACAAACTTTGTTAAACACGGAATTGCTTTCCCGCAATGAGTTGATCAAGTATTCGGATGCTCGATCCGCGCTGCGCAGCGCCGGAAAAAAAATAGAGCTGACTGCCCAAAATGCTGGCCGGGCGGAAAGAAGTTTGCAGCTGTATCAGGAACGCGGGCAAAGCTATACGGCCAACAGCAAACAATTGCTCGACGCCGAGCAGACGGCGCTGCAGGCCAGAATCAGCCAACTAGACAGTACGCTGGACTACAATCTGCAGGCCATTGAGTTAAAACAACTGCTGGGGGAGAGCTTGTGA
- a CDS encoding HPP family protein, translated as MRGKYSFWKNWPHYIGQPLGAAALLGLLFFHADYFFSELLVLSLGSSVFTLAVFPRQPQSSPRHLLGGYACGVLAGLLLAWLKYLWPETPLFFCLAGAVFVAILLMLAVNCRHAPGVSLALAVFFSPEPLTASALAMVSIALACLVKESAKRWLKDLA; from the coding sequence GTGCGCGGAAAATATAGTTTCTGGAAAAATTGGCCGCATTATATAGGCCAGCCGCTGGGCGCGGCCGCGCTGCTCGGTTTGTTGTTTTTTCACGCGGATTATTTTTTTTCAGAGCTGCTTGTTTTGTCGCTGGGTTCGTCGGTATTTACTCTGGCGGTTTTCCCCCGGCAGCCGCAGTCCAGCCCGCGCCATCTGCTTGGCGGTTATGCCTGCGGCGTATTGGCCGGCCTGCTTTTGGCCTGGCTGAAATATCTTTGGCCGGAGACCCCGCTATTCTTCTGTCTGGCCGGAGCTGTTTTTGTGGCCATACTTTTAATGCTGGCCGTAAACTGCCGGCACGCGCCCGGCGTGTCACTGGCTCTGGCGGTGTTTTTTTCGCCCGAACCCTTGACCGCTTCCGCGCTGGCCATGGTCAGTATCGCTCTGGCCTGTCTGGTCAAAGAATCAGCTAAACGCTGGCTGAAGGATCTAGCGTGA